A portion of the Equus przewalskii isolate Varuska unplaced genomic scaffold, EquPr2 ChrUn-12, whole genome shotgun sequence genome contains these proteins:
- the NUDT17 gene encoding nucleoside diphosphate-linked moiety X motif 17 isoform X3 produces MAAARVLLLLSGRPESVSFAQSVCGLLGARSGLGPWPMHCSLKQGRLVLSARPFPGASFRLPLQRPPFCPFAALDQQPWASGAELPTNRGVDLGVAVILQSSDQTVLLTRRTRTLSISPNLWVPPGGHVELDEETAYPPRLSWGLPKYHHIILYLLVISQESQQQLQCSGTRGWRSSTSGLAHVHTAADDPKHSRKQREGQHWDQVCPQALAPTSGQCDSPTMCKWSSRGSRASKGRTEHGPSPLKPGIWKVKCIIPSPAHLCDTHKTFTTFIMGKNFATTLGIKSKITT; encoded by the exons ATGGCGGCCGCGCGAGTGTTGCTGCTCCTGTCCGGGCGCCCGGAGTCGGTGAGCTTCGCGCAGAGTGTGTGTGGCCTCCTGGGCGCCAGGTCAGGGCTTGGGCCGTGGCCCATGCACTGCAGCTTGAAACAAGGACGGCTCGTCCTCTCGGCTAGGCCATTCCCAGGCGCCTCGTTCAGACTTCCGCTCCAG CGACCCCCTTTCTGCCCCTTTGCGGCCCTGGATCAGCAGCCCTGGGCTTCAGGGGCGGAGCTGCCCACGAATCGGGGTGTGGATCTGGGTGTGGCCGTCATTCTGCAGTCCAGCGACCAGACTGTCTTGTTGACCCGAAGGACCCGCACCCTCAGCATTTCTCCCAACCTCTGGGTACCCCCAG GTGGACATGTGGAACTTGATGAAGAG aCTGCCTACCCTCCTAGGCTGAGCTGGGGTCTCCCGAAATACCATCACATCATTCTCTATCTACTTGTGATCTCCCAGGAGTCACAGCAGCAGCTGCAG TGCAGTGGAACTAGAGGATGGAGGAGCTCGACCTCTGGCCTTGCCCATGTCCACACTGCTGCGGACGACCCCAAGCACAGCAGAAAGCAAAGAGAGGGTCAGCACTGGGACCAAGTTTGCCCTCAGGCTCTGGCTCCAACATCTGGGCAG TGTGACAGCCCTACCATGTGCAAGTGGAGCTCACGTGGATCCAGGGCCAGCAAAGGAAGAACGGAACATGGACCCTCTCCCCTCAAACCAGGGATCTGGAAAGTGAAGTGCATaatcccctccccagcccacctctgTGACACTCACAAAACATTCACAACCTTTATTATGGGTAAGAACTTTGCTACAACTTtgggaataaaaagtaaaattacaacaTAG
- the NUDT17 gene encoding nucleoside diphosphate-linked moiety X motif 17 isoform X1, with translation MAAARVLLLLSGRPESVSFAQSVCGLLGARSGLGPWPMHCSLKQGRLVLSARPFPGASFRLPLQRPPFCPFAALDQQPWASGAELPTNRGVDLGVAVILQSSDQTVLLTRRTRTLSISPNLWVPPGGHVELDEELLDGGLRDLWEESGLQLPQGQFSWVPLGLWETAYPPRLSWGLPKYHHIILYLLVISQESQQQLQCSGTRGWRSSTSGLAHVHTAADDPKHSRKQREGQHWDQVCPQALAPTSGQCDSPTMCKWSSRGSRASKGRTEHGPSPLKPGIWKVKCIIPSPAHLCDTHKTFTTFIMGKNFATTLGIKSKITT, from the exons ATGGCGGCCGCGCGAGTGTTGCTGCTCCTGTCCGGGCGCCCGGAGTCGGTGAGCTTCGCGCAGAGTGTGTGTGGCCTCCTGGGCGCCAGGTCAGGGCTTGGGCCGTGGCCCATGCACTGCAGCTTGAAACAAGGACGGCTCGTCCTCTCGGCTAGGCCATTCCCAGGCGCCTCGTTCAGACTTCCGCTCCAG CGACCCCCTTTCTGCCCCTTTGCGGCCCTGGATCAGCAGCCCTGGGCTTCAGGGGCGGAGCTGCCCACGAATCGGGGTGTGGATCTGGGTGTGGCCGTCATTCTGCAGTCCAGCGACCAGACTGTCTTGTTGACCCGAAGGACCCGCACCCTCAGCATTTCTCCCAACCTCTGGGTACCCCCAG GTGGACATGTGGAACTTGATGAAGAG ctgtTGGACGGAGGGCTTCGAGATCTTTGGGAGGAAAGTGGACTACAGCTGCCCCAGGGCCAGTTCTCTTGGGTTCCTCTGGGTTTATGGGAG aCTGCCTACCCTCCTAGGCTGAGCTGGGGTCTCCCGAAATACCATCACATCATTCTCTATCTACTTGTGATCTCCCAGGAGTCACAGCAGCAGCTGCAG TGCAGTGGAACTAGAGGATGGAGGAGCTCGACCTCTGGCCTTGCCCATGTCCACACTGCTGCGGACGACCCCAAGCACAGCAGAAAGCAAAGAGAGGGTCAGCACTGGGACCAAGTTTGCCCTCAGGCTCTGGCTCCAACATCTGGGCAG TGTGACAGCCCTACCATGTGCAAGTGGAGCTCACGTGGATCCAGGGCCAGCAAAGGAAGAACGGAACATGGACCCTCTCCCCTCAAACCAGGGATCTGGAAAGTGAAGTGCATaatcccctccccagcccacctctgTGACACTCACAAAACATTCACAACCTTTATTATGGGTAAGAACTTTGCTACAACTTtgggaataaaaagtaaaattacaacaTAG
- the NUDT17 gene encoding nucleoside diphosphate-linked moiety X motif 17 isoform X4, with protein MAAARVLLLLSGRPESVSFAQSVCGLLGARSGLGPWPMHCSLKQGRLVLSARPFPGASFRLPLQRPPFCPFAALDQQPWASGAELPTNRGVDLGVAVILQSSDQTVLLTRRTRTLSISPNLWVPPGGHVELDEELLDGGLRDLWEESGLQLPQGQFSWVPLGLWETAYPPRLSWGLPKYHHIILYLLVISQESQQQLQARIQPNPSEVSALMWLRPDVAAAVAATEDGTETPRHLPQDLPPLCSAVELEDGGARPLALPMSTLLRTTPSTAESKERVSTGTKFALRLWLQHLGSVTALPCASGAHVDPGPAKEERNMDPLPSNQGSGK; from the exons ATGGCGGCCGCGCGAGTGTTGCTGCTCCTGTCCGGGCGCCCGGAGTCGGTGAGCTTCGCGCAGAGTGTGTGTGGCCTCCTGGGCGCCAGGTCAGGGCTTGGGCCGTGGCCCATGCACTGCAGCTTGAAACAAGGACGGCTCGTCCTCTCGGCTAGGCCATTCCCAGGCGCCTCGTTCAGACTTCCGCTCCAG CGACCCCCTTTCTGCCCCTTTGCGGCCCTGGATCAGCAGCCCTGGGCTTCAGGGGCGGAGCTGCCCACGAATCGGGGTGTGGATCTGGGTGTGGCCGTCATTCTGCAGTCCAGCGACCAGACTGTCTTGTTGACCCGAAGGACCCGCACCCTCAGCATTTCTCCCAACCTCTGGGTACCCCCAG GTGGACATGTGGAACTTGATGAAGAG ctgtTGGACGGAGGGCTTCGAGATCTTTGGGAGGAAAGTGGACTACAGCTGCCCCAGGGCCAGTTCTCTTGGGTTCCTCTGGGTTTATGGGAG aCTGCCTACCCTCCTAGGCTGAGCTGGGGTCTCCCGAAATACCATCACATCATTCTCTATCTACTTGTGATCTCCCAGGAGTCACAGCAGCAGCTGCAG GCCCGGATCCAACCAAACCCAAGTGAGGTGAGTGCCCTTATGTGGCTGAGACCAGATGTAGCAGCTGCAGTGGCTGCCACAGAGGATGGGACAGAGACACCCAGACATCTCCCTCAGGACCTACCACCCT TATGCAGTGCAGTGGAACTAGAGGATGGAGGAGCTCGACCTCTGGCCTTGCCCATGTCCACACTGCTGCGGACGACCCCAAGCACAGCAGAAAGCAAAGAGAGGGTCAGCACTGGGACCAAGTTTGCCCTCAGGCTCTGGCTCCAACATCTGGGCAG TGTGACAGCCCTACCATGTGCAAGTGGAGCTCACGTGGATCCAGGGCCAGCAAAGGAAGAACGGAACATGGACCCTCTCCCCTCAAACCAGGGATCTGGAAAGTGA
- the NUDT17 gene encoding nucleoside diphosphate-linked moiety X motif 17 isoform X2, whose protein sequence is MAAARVLLLLSGRPESVSFAQSVCGLLGARSGLGPWPMHCSLKQGRLVLSARPFPGASFRLPLQRPPFCPFAALDQQPWASGAELPTNRGVDLGVAVILQSSDQTVLLTRRTRTLSISPNLWVPPGGHVELDEETAYPPRLSWGLPKYHHIILYLLVISQESQQQLQARIQPNPSEVSALMWLRPDVAAAVAATEDGTETPRHLPQDLPPLCSAVELEDGGARPLALPMSTLLRTTPSTAESKERVSTGTKFALRLWLQHLGSVTALPCASGAHVDPGPAKEERNMDPLPSNQGSGK, encoded by the exons ATGGCGGCCGCGCGAGTGTTGCTGCTCCTGTCCGGGCGCCCGGAGTCGGTGAGCTTCGCGCAGAGTGTGTGTGGCCTCCTGGGCGCCAGGTCAGGGCTTGGGCCGTGGCCCATGCACTGCAGCTTGAAACAAGGACGGCTCGTCCTCTCGGCTAGGCCATTCCCAGGCGCCTCGTTCAGACTTCCGCTCCAG CGACCCCCTTTCTGCCCCTTTGCGGCCCTGGATCAGCAGCCCTGGGCTTCAGGGGCGGAGCTGCCCACGAATCGGGGTGTGGATCTGGGTGTGGCCGTCATTCTGCAGTCCAGCGACCAGACTGTCTTGTTGACCCGAAGGACCCGCACCCTCAGCATTTCTCCCAACCTCTGGGTACCCCCAG GTGGACATGTGGAACTTGATGAAGAG aCTGCCTACCCTCCTAGGCTGAGCTGGGGTCTCCCGAAATACCATCACATCATTCTCTATCTACTTGTGATCTCCCAGGAGTCACAGCAGCAGCTGCAG GCCCGGATCCAACCAAACCCAAGTGAGGTGAGTGCCCTTATGTGGCTGAGACCAGATGTAGCAGCTGCAGTGGCTGCCACAGAGGATGGGACAGAGACACCCAGACATCTCCCTCAGGACCTACCACCCT TATGCAGTGCAGTGGAACTAGAGGATGGAGGAGCTCGACCTCTGGCCTTGCCCATGTCCACACTGCTGCGGACGACCCCAAGCACAGCAGAAAGCAAAGAGAGGGTCAGCACTGGGACCAAGTTTGCCCTCAGGCTCTGGCTCCAACATCTGGGCAG TGTGACAGCCCTACCATGTGCAAGTGGAGCTCACGTGGATCCAGGGCCAGCAAAGGAAGAACGGAACATGGACCCTCTCCCCTCAAACCAGGGATCTGGAAAGTGA